One region of Myxococcales bacterium genomic DNA includes:
- a CDS encoding SDR family oxidoreductase: MGRLEGRVALITGAGSGIGLAIAKRYAEERATVVGYDLQESDSWSDVEKAAPGSLFRIGDVRDAAAQETLVQECVEQFGRIDVLVTAAGIAGGGPVHMISEEDWDRVQDVNLKGTFLSAKAVLPTMIKQRSGSIITIASVEGLEAMEGGSTYNASKGGVVLLMKNMAIDYGRIGIRVNAICPGFIETPLLQSVLDEEAMADFKERVRQQHKLGRFGQPEEIAGAAFFLASDDSSFVTGQAIAVDGGFTAGKWFGLTKMFGLE, translated from the coding sequence CATCACCGGAGCCGGGTCTGGCATCGGTCTGGCTATTGCGAAACGGTACGCCGAAGAACGAGCCACGGTGGTGGGCTACGACCTGCAGGAATCCGACAGTTGGAGTGACGTCGAGAAGGCGGCTCCCGGCTCTCTGTTTCGCATCGGAGACGTGCGCGACGCCGCGGCCCAGGAGACGCTGGTGCAGGAGTGCGTTGAACAGTTCGGGCGCATTGATGTGCTGGTTACGGCGGCGGGCATTGCGGGGGGCGGCCCGGTTCATATGATTTCCGAAGAAGATTGGGATCGGGTGCAGGACGTCAATCTCAAGGGCACGTTCTTGAGCGCCAAAGCCGTCCTGCCCACCATGATCAAACAGCGCTCGGGCAGCATCATTACGATCGCGAGCGTCGAGGGACTCGAAGCCATGGAGGGTGGCAGCACCTACAACGCCTCAAAGGGCGGCGTGGTGCTGCTGATGAAGAACATGGCGATCGACTACGGCAGAATCGGTATCCGGGTCAATGCCATCTGTCCCGGCTTCATCGAGACGCCGCTGCTGCAATCGGTGCTCGATGAAGAGGCCATGGCGGATTTCAAGGAACGCGTGCGCCAGCAACACAAGCTGGGCCGGTTCGGACAGCCCGAGGAGATCGCTGGCGCGGCATTCTTCCTGGCCTCGGACGATTCGTCGTTCGTCACCGGGCAGGCCATCGCAGTGGATGGTGGTTTTACCGCTGGGAAGTGGTTCGGACTGACGAAGATGTTTGGGCTCGAGTAG